A genome region from Alkalimarinus coralli includes the following:
- the cynS gene encoding cyanase has translation MINSREEVTNLILSKKVAKGIKWSEVAASIELSKEWTTAACLGQMTFSKQQAEIVGNIFELPDEAIAWLQIPPYKGSLPTAVPTDPLLYRWYEVVNVYGSTIKALIHEEFGDGIMSAIDFSMDIKREKNPNGDRVDVTLSGKFLPYKTY, from the coding sequence ATGATTAACAGTCGTGAAGAGGTAACAAACCTGATTCTTTCAAAAAAAGTAGCGAAAGGTATCAAGTGGAGTGAAGTAGCAGCCTCTATTGAACTTTCAAAAGAGTGGACGACCGCAGCTTGCCTGGGGCAGATGACCTTTAGTAAGCAGCAAGCAGAGATCGTTGGCAATATTTTTGAGCTCCCAGACGAAGCCATTGCATGGTTACAAATTCCTCCCTATAAAGGGTCTTTGCCCACCGCCGTTCCTACAGACCCTCTTCTGTACCGATGGTATGAAGTGGTAAATGTATACGGGTCAACGATTAAAGCCCTTATACACGAAGAGTTTGGTGATGGAATAATGAGCGCTATTGATTTTTCGATGGATATCAAGCGAGAAAAAAACCCAAACGGAGACAGAGTTGATGTGACCCTGTCAGGTAAATTCTTACCCTATAAAACCTACTAA
- a CDS encoding DNA topoisomerase III, producing MKLYIAEKPSLGRAIVSALPKPHIKQDGFVKVGNGDAVTWCIGHILEQAEPDAYDPAFKKWQLEHLPISPNQWKLIPKHKTKKQFNVVKKLIKQAKAIVHCGDPDREGQLLVDEVINHVGVSSSVKTNLQRCLISDLNHAAVAKSLSNLQPNSHFAALSISALARSRADWLYGINMTRAYTVQGRKVGYEGVVSIGRVQTPLLGLVVKRDLEVEDFKPTTYFEVLAHIQHEPHPPFTAKWQPSEACLPYCDSEGRVINRALAENVIGRIFNQQAVVKNVERKPKKQAPPLPYNLSSLQIDASKRYGLNAKVVLDTCQALYENHKLITYPRSDNRYLPEAHFHQASDIIQAIKATSQLKGECEGADSGIRSKAWSDDKVGAHHAIIPTAAKNRAMLSSVESQVYELIARQYLMQFYPRWEYVDGKIELDIAGGVFVTKARHTTAIGWKQLLPSSGSKNEDNLPDVKKGQLLFCERGEVLDKQTKPPAAFTDATLLAAMTGISRFVSNPEVKKILKDTDGLGTEATRANIIELLFKRHFIERKGKHIHATPIGRGLITSLPEAMTLPDMTAQWESMLNKISLKEQNYTDFMSPLDKSLLDLLDYARCNLPIGLKGLKQKKSAKFIKRRKNSKNVSARSH from the coding sequence ATGAAACTTTATATCGCTGAAAAACCAAGTTTAGGCAGAGCAATTGTGTCTGCGTTGCCAAAGCCCCATATTAAACAGGACGGATTTGTTAAGGTAGGAAACGGGGATGCGGTTACCTGGTGTATTGGCCACATACTGGAGCAGGCCGAACCTGATGCCTATGACCCGGCTTTTAAAAAATGGCAGTTAGAACATTTACCGATATCGCCCAATCAATGGAAGCTGATTCCCAAACATAAAACAAAAAAACAGTTTAATGTTGTTAAGAAGCTTATCAAGCAAGCGAAAGCTATTGTGCACTGCGGTGACCCCGATCGCGAAGGACAATTACTGGTTGATGAAGTTATCAACCATGTGGGCGTTTCCAGTAGCGTCAAAACAAACCTGCAACGCTGTTTAATCAGTGACCTTAATCATGCAGCGGTTGCAAAATCATTATCAAACCTACAGCCGAACAGCCATTTTGCTGCCCTCTCTATTTCTGCACTGGCTCGATCAAGAGCTGACTGGTTATACGGGATTAACATGACGCGAGCCTACACAGTGCAAGGCCGGAAGGTGGGTTACGAAGGTGTCGTTTCGATAGGTCGAGTTCAAACCCCTTTACTGGGGCTTGTTGTTAAGCGCGATCTGGAGGTTGAGGATTTTAAACCTACCACATACTTTGAGGTGTTGGCTCATATCCAGCACGAGCCTCACCCTCCATTTACTGCCAAATGGCAACCTAGTGAGGCATGCTTACCTTATTGTGATTCCGAAGGCAGGGTGATTAATAGAGCACTGGCTGAAAACGTTATTGGCCGGATCTTTAATCAGCAAGCAGTGGTTAAAAATGTTGAACGCAAACCCAAAAAACAGGCACCTCCTTTGCCGTACAACTTATCGTCACTGCAAATCGATGCGTCCAAGCGGTACGGCCTTAACGCCAAGGTCGTATTAGATACGTGTCAGGCGCTATATGAGAACCATAAGTTAATTACCTATCCCAGGTCAGATAATCGCTATTTGCCAGAGGCGCACTTTCATCAAGCGTCAGATATCATCCAGGCAATTAAGGCTACGAGCCAGCTAAAGGGGGAATGCGAAGGGGCTGATAGCGGAATAAGAAGTAAGGCCTGGAGTGACGATAAGGTTGGTGCCCATCACGCTATTATTCCCACGGCCGCGAAAAACCGCGCCATGCTTTCAAGCGTTGAAAGCCAGGTTTACGAATTGATAGCCAGGCAGTACCTTATGCAGTTCTATCCGCGCTGGGAATATGTCGATGGCAAAATTGAACTGGATATTGCCGGGGGCGTTTTTGTCACGAAAGCGCGGCATACCACGGCTATTGGCTGGAAGCAGTTACTGCCATCCTCCGGTTCGAAAAATGAAGATAACCTGCCAGACGTTAAGAAAGGGCAATTGTTATTCTGTGAACGCGGGGAGGTGTTAGACAAGCAAACGAAGCCTCCAGCAGCTTTCACCGATGCAACCTTGTTGGCCGCCATGACGGGTATTAGCCGATTTGTCTCCAATCCAGAGGTTAAAAAAATACTCAAAGATACCGACGGTCTGGGGACGGAGGCAACACGAGCAAACATTATAGAGTTGCTCTTCAAAAGACATTTTATTGAGCGCAAAGGTAAGCATATACACGCCACACCAATAGGGCGAGGGCTAATAACCAGTTTACCTGAGGCAATGACCTTGCCCGATATGACCGCACAATGGGAGTCAATGCTTAACAAAATCAGTTTAAAAGAGCAGAATTACACCGACTTTATGTCGCCTCTGGATAAATCGTTACTTGACTTGCTGGATTACGCACGCTGTAATCTTCCTATTGGCTTGAAAGGGCTTAAACAGAAAAAATCTGCTAAATTTATAAAAAGAAGAAAAAACAGCAAAAATGTAAGTGCGCGAAGTCATTAG
- a CDS encoding NADPH-dependent 2,4-dienoyl-CoA reductase: MSAKRYPNMLKPLDLGFTTLKNRVLMGSMHTGLEEQPDGLERMAAFFAERARGGVALIVTGGFGPSAEAATHPQTQLIKTKEDALAHRVITDAVHKEGGKICMQILHTGRYAFNPNSVAPSAVQAPINPFKPKALDEEGIEKQINDIVQLAVNAQIGGYDGVEVMGSEGYFINQFLAKRTNHRDDRWGGEYENRMRLAVEVVRRVREAVGKEFIIIYRLSMLDLVEGGSTYEEVLQLGKAIEKAGATIINTGIGWHEARVPTIATKVPRAAFTWVTAKFKKELNIPLITSNRINTPEVAEEVLERGDADMVSMARPFLADAFFVQKAIEGKSEEINTCIGCNQACLDNVFSGKLTSCLVNPRACHETEMVLKPVETVKKLAVIGAGPAGLAFATTAAERGHQVTLFDAADQIGGQFNIAKQIPGKEEFYETLRYFGKQIEKTGVHLELGRKVTVDDLNNNDFDEVIIATGIQPRLPEIEGIDHPKVLGYLDVLRDKADVGKKVAVIGAGGIGFDVSEYLCHSGEATSQNIEAFMKEWGVDMTLKARGGIEGIDAEVAPSARKVYLLQRKKSKVGAKLGKTTGWIHRTGLKNKGVNMIPACSYEKIDDQGLHIDVAGEKRVLDVDNVVICAGQDPLRDLAEGLNKPYQLIGGADYAAELDAKRAIDQGTRLALAV, encoded by the coding sequence ATGTCAGCAAAACGTTACCCAAATATGTTAAAGCCTCTGGATTTGGGTTTTACCACCCTTAAGAACCGCGTACTAATGGGCTCTATGCACACCGGTCTTGAAGAACAGCCCGATGGCCTGGAGCGCATGGCCGCATTTTTTGCAGAGCGCGCGCGGGGTGGTGTTGCGTTGATTGTTACTGGTGGTTTTGGGCCAAGTGCAGAGGCCGCAACACACCCTCAAACGCAACTCATTAAGACCAAAGAAGATGCGTTGGCACACCGGGTTATTACTGATGCAGTACACAAAGAAGGCGGTAAAATCTGTATGCAGATTTTACATACCGGCCGCTACGCCTTTAACCCAAATTCAGTCGCTCCTTCTGCCGTTCAAGCACCTATTAACCCATTTAAGCCTAAAGCGCTTGACGAAGAGGGGATCGAAAAGCAGATCAATGACATCGTACAACTTGCAGTTAACGCGCAAATAGGTGGCTATGACGGTGTTGAGGTGATGGGGTCAGAGGGTTATTTCATTAACCAGTTTTTGGCCAAACGAACTAACCATCGAGATGACCGCTGGGGTGGTGAGTACGAAAATAGAATGCGCTTGGCCGTTGAAGTTGTCAGACGGGTGCGCGAAGCAGTTGGCAAAGAGTTTATCATTATCTACCGCCTGTCAATGCTAGACCTTGTAGAAGGCGGAAGTACTTATGAAGAAGTGCTTCAATTAGGCAAAGCGATTGAAAAAGCCGGTGCAACGATTATTAATACCGGCATTGGCTGGCACGAAGCGCGTGTTCCGACCATTGCGACCAAAGTTCCTCGCGCGGCATTTACATGGGTGACTGCGAAGTTCAAGAAAGAGCTGAACATACCACTTATTACCTCTAATCGTATCAACACGCCCGAAGTGGCTGAAGAGGTTTTGGAGCGTGGTGATGCCGATATGGTATCGATGGCACGCCCATTCCTGGCTGATGCGTTTTTCGTACAGAAAGCGATTGAGGGTAAGAGCGAAGAGATCAATACATGCATTGGTTGTAATCAGGCCTGTCTCGATAATGTATTTAGCGGCAAACTAACCAGCTGTTTGGTTAACCCTCGGGCATGTCATGAGACAGAAATGGTTCTTAAGCCAGTCGAAACCGTTAAAAAACTGGCTGTAATTGGTGCAGGGCCTGCTGGCTTGGCCTTTGCGACAACCGCCGCAGAGCGAGGACATCAAGTCACACTATTTGATGCTGCTGATCAAATCGGTGGCCAGTTCAACATCGCAAAACAAATTCCAGGTAAAGAAGAGTTTTACGAAACACTTCGCTATTTTGGTAAACAAATTGAAAAAACGGGGGTTCATTTAGAGCTAGGGCGCAAAGTCACTGTTGATGATTTAAACAATAATGATTTCGACGAAGTTATTATTGCAACAGGCATTCAGCCGCGTTTGCCGGAAATTGAAGGCATCGACCACCCTAAAGTACTGGGTTACCTTGATGTTCTTCGAGACAAGGCTGATGTTGGCAAGAAGGTTGCGGTGATTGGCGCAGGTGGCATAGGCTTTGATGTCTCTGAGTATCTGTGTCATAGCGGAGAAGCAACCAGTCAGAATATTGAGGCGTTCATGAAAGAGTGGGGCGTCGATATGACCCTTAAAGCCCGCGGTGGCATTGAAGGCATTGACGCTGAAGTAGCGCCCTCTGCGCGCAAGGTTTATCTGCTGCAAAGGAAGAAATCGAAGGTGGGTGCCAAGCTCGGTAAAACAACGGGGTGGATTCACCGCACCGGACTTAAGAACAAAGGGGTTAACATGATTCCTGCATGTTCGTATGAAAAGATTGATGATCAAGGGTTACATATTGATGTAGCGGGCGAAAAACGCGTTCTTGATGTTGATAATGTGGTGATCTGTGCAGGACAAGACCCATTAAGGGATTTGGCAGAAGGGTTAAACAAGCCTTATCAACTAATCGGCGGTGCCGACTACGCTGCTGAGCTTGATGCAAAGCGTGCTATTGATCAGGGCACACGACTCGCGTTGGCAGTCTAA
- a CDS encoding Hsp20/alpha crystallin family protein, with protein sequence MDLKQLNPWNWLNHEEGERRERERNEHSLAPSPMMQSPIMRLHQDINRLFDEAFKGFGTLPTGWDTSFFSEQTNLLKPNINIESDSKNYTISLEVPGVDEDAVELEVSNDTLVIKGEKKQEKEDKNKEYHRMERTYGKFQRVLSLPEDASQDDIKADFKNGVLTINIPRKEVAKTNVRHIDIKKAS encoded by the coding sequence ATGGATCTTAAACAACTAAACCCCTGGAACTGGCTAAATCATGAAGAAGGTGAAAGGCGTGAAAGGGAACGTAACGAACACTCTTTGGCGCCCAGCCCTATGATGCAAAGCCCTATAATGCGTTTGCATCAGGATATTAACCGTTTGTTTGATGAAGCATTTAAGGGATTTGGCACTTTGCCAACAGGTTGGGATACGTCCTTTTTCAGCGAGCAGACTAACTTGCTAAAGCCCAATATTAATATTGAATCAGATAGCAAGAACTACACGATCTCGCTGGAAGTGCCAGGCGTAGATGAAGACGCGGTAGAACTTGAGGTGTCAAATGATACGCTGGTAATAAAGGGTGAAAAGAAGCAGGAGAAAGAGGATAAAAATAAAGAGTATCACCGTATGGAACGGACTTACGGGAAATTCCAAAGGGTCTTATCCCTTCCAGAAGATGCTTCGCAGGATGATATTAAAGCAGACTTCAAAAATGGGGTTTTGACGATCAATATACCTCGCAAGGAAGTTGCAAAGACTAATGTAAGGCATATTGATATTAAAAAGGCGAGTTAA
- a CDS encoding propionyl-CoA synthetase gives MSYNATYNSSISNPETFWKKKSELIAWYKKPEKILGKTDEGLDCWYADGELNTSYLALDYHIEQGRGDQTALIYDSPVTNTVEKYSYIALRDKVALFAGVLDDLGVGKGDRVILYMPMIPEAAIAMLACARIGAIHSVVFGGFAANELAVRIDDATPKVIISASCGIEINKVIAYKPLLDQGVELAEHTPSNCIIVQRDQAPCTLVEGRDLDWNSLVDQATPKDPVSVRSTDPLYILYTSGTTGKPKGVVRDNGGHAVAMRYSMEWVYGVKPGDVYWAASDVGWVVGHSYIIYAPLLTGCTTILYEGKPVKTPDAGAFWRVCSEHKVKILFSAPTAFRAIRKEDPEGLLINQYDLTSLERLYLAGERLDPPTYEWLKEKSGIPVLDHWWQTETGWAIACNPVGEELMPVKPGSATMPTVGFDVQILNEHGETAQPNEQGNVVVKLPMPPGCLSTIWNDTARYKRSYLETFTGYYLSGDGGYIDEDGYLFIMGRTDDVINVAGHRLSTGEMEEIVGSHQAVAECAVFGVADPLKGQVPIGLVLLKDGVDVDEEILEKELIQLVRDQVGPLACFHRAMVVDKLPKTRSGKILRKTIRQIADGEDYSIPSTIDDPTILADLEERFAALGMA, from the coding sequence ATGTCATACAACGCCACCTATAATTCATCGATCTCAAACCCCGAAACTTTCTGGAAGAAAAAATCTGAACTTATTGCCTGGTATAAAAAACCAGAAAAAATCCTTGGCAAAACGGACGAGGGATTAGATTGCTGGTACGCCGACGGTGAACTTAACACGTCTTATCTTGCGCTAGATTACCATATCGAACAAGGCCGAGGGGATCAAACGGCCTTGATCTATGACTCGCCTGTAACGAACACTGTTGAGAAATACAGTTATATAGCGCTTAGAGATAAGGTCGCTTTGTTTGCTGGAGTACTTGATGATTTAGGTGTTGGCAAAGGTGATCGAGTAATTCTTTATATGCCAATGATTCCAGAAGCTGCAATAGCGATGCTGGCGTGTGCGCGAATCGGTGCTATTCACTCGGTTGTATTTGGAGGTTTTGCTGCAAACGAGCTAGCAGTGAGAATTGACGATGCAACGCCAAAAGTTATCATTTCTGCGTCCTGCGGAATCGAAATCAACAAGGTGATTGCATACAAACCGCTATTGGATCAGGGGGTTGAACTAGCCGAGCATACGCCATCTAACTGCATTATTGTTCAGCGTGACCAAGCCCCGTGCACTCTCGTTGAAGGTCGGGATCTTGACTGGAACTCACTCGTAGATCAAGCAACCCCGAAAGACCCTGTTTCAGTGCGTTCGACAGACCCGCTTTACATACTTTACACCTCTGGTACGACGGGCAAGCCTAAAGGTGTAGTGAGGGATAATGGCGGCCATGCAGTCGCAATGCGATATAGCATGGAGTGGGTCTATGGTGTTAAGCCTGGCGACGTATACTGGGCGGCCTCTGATGTAGGGTGGGTCGTAGGCCATTCATATATTATCTACGCACCGTTATTAACGGGGTGTACAACTATTTTGTATGAAGGTAAGCCAGTTAAAACACCGGATGCGGGGGCTTTCTGGCGAGTCTGCAGTGAGCATAAAGTGAAAATACTGTTCTCGGCACCCACCGCGTTTCGAGCCATACGTAAAGAAGACCCAGAGGGTCTACTTATTAATCAGTATGACTTAACTTCACTGGAAAGGCTGTATTTGGCGGGCGAACGGCTTGATCCGCCGACCTACGAATGGCTAAAAGAAAAATCTGGTATACCCGTGCTTGATCACTGGTGGCAGACAGAAACTGGTTGGGCCATCGCTTGCAACCCCGTGGGTGAAGAGCTGATGCCTGTAAAACCGGGTTCTGCAACCATGCCGACGGTTGGGTTTGACGTACAGATATTGAACGAGCACGGCGAAACGGCACAACCCAATGAACAGGGAAATGTTGTTGTTAAGCTGCCCATGCCACCAGGTTGTTTGTCGACCATATGGAATGATACTGCGAGATATAAGCGTTCATATCTGGAAACGTTTACCGGGTATTATCTATCAGGTGATGGAGGCTATATAGATGAGGACGGTTACTTGTTTATTATGGGGCGTACCGACGATGTGATTAACGTAGCAGGGCACAGACTCTCGACAGGAGAGATGGAGGAAATCGTTGGTTCACATCAAGCGGTGGCGGAGTGCGCTGTTTTTGGCGTTGCAGATCCACTAAAAGGGCAAGTGCCGATAGGGTTAGTGCTGCTTAAAGATGGTGTCGATGTAGATGAGGAGATACTGGAAAAAGAACTCATTCAACTGGTACGTGATCAGGTGGGGCCGCTAGCCTGTTTCCATCGTGCAATGGTAGTGGATAAATTGCCGAAAACCCGGTCAGGGAAAATATTACGCAAAACGATTCGTCAGATAGCGGATGGAGAAGATTACTCTATACCGTCAACCATTGACGATCCGACGATCCTAGCGGACTTGGAAGAGCGCTTTGCCGCACTGGGGATGGCTTAG
- a CDS encoding bifunctional protein-serine/threonine kinase/phosphatase, giving the protein MKEKLKVSLGQCSDRGRKSENQDNHGARLPNDSLLALKGVAIAMSDGISSSDVSHIASETAVNAFLEDYYCTSEAWSVKTSAERVLKATNSWLNSQSLKDSSRYDRDKGYVCTFSAVILKNLTAHIFHVGDSRVYRLNENGLEQLTHDHRLWETEEKSYLSRAMGMAAQCEFDYQALPLQNNDIYIICTDGVYEFVKTQQIVETVRHYNDDLNKAARTIAEHAYNQGSEDNLTIQIVKIESLPTDVHNDIKKTAEALNLPPALTAGVEFDGYEVLRQIHTSSRSLVYLAQDKVSKKNVVLKIPTSNSHDDKRYIESFLLEEWIARRLSSAHVLKAKRPDRERQYIYTVFEFIEGQTLAQWAIDNPKPSLETVRGIVEQIAKGLHAFHRMEMLHQDLRPENIMIDTEGTVKIIDFGSVSVAGLVETEVQQPLTYLKGTALYSAPEYFLGCSGTVKSELFSLGVITYFLLSGRYPYDTDVAKAKTRAAQKKLWYRTIINDEVEIPIWVDDAIHRAVHPFPENRYEEVFEFIHDLKKPNRRFIEKTRPPLIQRNPVRVWQGISAILAMIVVYLISQ; this is encoded by the coding sequence ATGAAAGAAAAGCTCAAGGTTTCCCTTGGACAATGCTCTGATCGCGGCAGAAAGTCAGAAAACCAGGACAATCATGGCGCCCGCCTTCCCAATGATTCACTACTAGCACTGAAAGGCGTTGCGATCGCAATGTCTGACGGCATTAGTTCCAGCGATGTAAGTCATATAGCGAGCGAAACTGCCGTTAATGCATTTCTTGAAGACTACTACTGCACGTCAGAAGCCTGGTCGGTAAAAACCTCAGCCGAACGAGTGTTAAAAGCGACAAATTCCTGGCTAAACTCTCAGTCCTTAAAGGATTCAAGTCGCTACGACAGAGACAAAGGATATGTTTGCACTTTTAGCGCAGTCATTCTAAAAAATCTCACCGCTCATATTTTTCATGTGGGCGACTCAAGAGTCTATCGCCTCAATGAGAACGGCCTTGAACAACTAACTCACGATCACCGCTTATGGGAAACTGAAGAAAAAAGTTATCTTAGCCGGGCAATGGGCATGGCTGCCCAGTGCGAGTTCGATTATCAAGCGCTTCCCCTTCAAAACAACGACATTTATATCATCTGCACTGACGGGGTCTATGAATTCGTTAAGACACAACAAATAGTTGAAACAGTCAGACATTATAATGATGACCTGAATAAGGCCGCCCGCACGATTGCAGAGCATGCATATAACCAAGGTAGCGAGGATAACCTAACCATACAAATTGTTAAAATTGAATCACTTCCCACAGACGTTCACAACGACATTAAAAAAACTGCTGAAGCATTAAATCTTCCGCCAGCACTAACAGCCGGTGTTGAATTTGACGGATACGAAGTTCTGCGCCAGATCCATACAAGTAGCCGCAGCCTGGTTTACTTAGCGCAAGACAAGGTGTCTAAAAAGAACGTTGTCTTGAAGATACCGACATCAAATTCCCACGACGATAAGCGTTATATAGAGAGCTTTTTACTTGAAGAGTGGATAGCCAGACGCCTCAGCAGCGCTCATGTACTTAAGGCTAAACGGCCCGACCGGGAACGCCAGTACATTTACACTGTGTTTGAATTTATAGAAGGCCAAACCCTTGCTCAATGGGCAATAGACAACCCAAAACCATCGCTTGAAACGGTTCGCGGTATTGTAGAGCAAATTGCAAAGGGTCTACATGCATTTCATCGAATGGAAATGCTGCATCAAGATTTAAGGCCAGAGAATATTATGATCGATACGGAGGGTACCGTAAAAATTATAGATTTTGGTTCTGTTAGCGTTGCTGGCCTGGTTGAAACAGAAGTACAACAGCCACTGACCTATTTAAAAGGAACTGCGCTCTATAGTGCACCGGAATATTTTTTGGGTTGCTCGGGTACGGTCAAATCCGAGCTGTTTTCACTCGGCGTCATCACCTATTTCTTACTTTCTGGACGCTACCCATATGATACTGACGTAGCCAAAGCCAAAACTCGAGCAGCGCAAAAAAAACTTTGGTACCGCACGATTATCAATGACGAGGTAGAGATTCCAATATGGGTTGACGATGCAATACATAGAGCCGTTCACCCTTTCCCGGAAAACAGGTATGAAGAGGTTTTCGAGTTTATCCATGACTTGAAGAAGCCAAACCGCAGGTTCATAGAAAAAACACGGCCTCCTCTCATACAGCGAAACCCAGTAAGGGTATGGCAAGGTATTTCAGCAATACTCGCCATGATAGTCGTTTACCTGATCAGTCAATAA
- a CDS encoding YkgJ family cysteine cluster protein, with the protein MNLTDTINKTDNTDNSKATCSSCEAICCRMKVMIITDTGVPDHYIDTDKWGSETMARLDDGWCAALNRNTMMCSIYEKRPLICREFAMGEDECVSARSNYSEKHYPDTEGKL; encoded by the coding sequence ATTAATCTCACAGATACTATCAACAAGACCGACAATACCGATAATAGCAAAGCCACCTGCTCAAGCTGTGAAGCGATATGTTGCCGTATGAAAGTAATGATTATTACTGATACAGGCGTACCCGATCACTATATAGATACAGATAAATGGGGCAGTGAAACCATGGCCCGGCTTGATGATGGATGGTGCGCAGCACTGAACCGCAACACGATGATGTGCTCAATTTACGAAAAAAGACCATTGATATGTAGAGAGTTTGCAATGGGTGAAGATGAGTGTGTGAGTGCACGAAGCAACTATTCAGAAAAACACTATCCTGACACAGAGGGAAAGCTCTAA
- a CDS encoding cold shock domain-containing protein, whose product MQTVVKKWFRDKEYGFLENGSGPDIMVRKADLLNCQFLRVGVTVEFECHADKSKLVAKKVKLSHQKNQHNGGRNVKQNPFGVMT is encoded by the coding sequence TTGCAAACTGTTGTTAAAAAGTGGTTTAGAGATAAAGAGTATGGTTTTCTTGAGAATGGTAGTGGGCCTGATATTATGGTCCGCAAAGCAGACTTACTAAACTGTCAGTTTCTAAGAGTTGGCGTAACCGTTGAGTTTGAATGCCATGCAGATAAGTCAAAGCTTGTCGCTAAAAAAGTTAAGCTATCCCATCAAAAGAATCAGCATAATGGCGGTAGAAACGTTAAACAAAACCCTTTTGGTGTGATGACCTAG
- a CDS encoding ribonuclease H family protein, with the protein MASKYYVVWRGRETGIFTDWATCKKQIDKFAGAKYKSFKTLAEAESAFKGSSVSSSVGTKGGSAPQATRRKANTASRTIKTYSAQEVEQLKAETKIFTDGGCEPNPGEAGSGVAVYRDGKIDSLWYGLYNPKGTNNTAELNALHQALLMAENEVDAKRTVAIFCDSKYSIQCITQWAAGWQKKGWKKPGGEIKNLELIKEIFSLYQTLKENIKVLHVNGHVGVEGNELADRMSILAMESKEEAFVRYTGNIDVPAILALRAG; encoded by the coding sequence GTGGCATCGAAATATTATGTAGTGTGGCGTGGTAGAGAAACTGGAATTTTTACTGATTGGGCAACCTGTAAAAAGCAGATTGATAAGTTTGCTGGTGCAAAATATAAATCATTTAAAACGTTAGCTGAAGCGGAGTCTGCCTTTAAGGGGAGCTCAGTATCGTCAAGCGTGGGGACAAAAGGCGGAAGTGCTCCACAAGCAACCAGGCGTAAAGCGAACACAGCAAGTCGTACAATAAAAACCTACTCCGCTCAGGAGGTTGAGCAGCTTAAAGCAGAAACAAAAATTTTTACTGATGGAGGCTGTGAGCCGAACCCAGGCGAAGCCGGGTCTGGGGTGGCGGTCTATCGAGACGGTAAAATAGATAGCCTGTGGTATGGCCTATATAATCCGAAAGGCACTAACAATACTGCTGAGCTCAATGCGTTGCACCAAGCGCTGCTGATGGCGGAAAACGAGGTAGATGCAAAACGAACCGTTGCCATTTTCTGTGATTCAAAATACTCAATTCAATGTATTACACAATGGGCTGCAGGTTGGCAGAAAAAAGGCTGGAAGAAGCCAGGCGGAGAAATTAAAAATCTTGAGCTGATTAAAGAGATATTTTCACTCTACCAAACGCTAAAAGAGAATATAAAAGTACTTCATGTAAACGGGCATGTTGGGGTTGAAGGCAATGAGTTGGCTGACCGAATGTCTATTTTGGCGATGGAGTCAAAAGAGGAAGCATTTGTTCGTTATACCGGAAACATTGATGTTCCTGCAATACTGGCATTAAGGGCCGGCTAA
- a CDS encoding Crp/Fnr family transcriptional regulator, translated as MNQHFLKMRETLEQRFKAELSDWSRFIDFFHLQQLDEGEHWIKAGQSCEEFFYIAEGLVRIYYVDQEGNEVNEGFYEEGMLLGPISSFVSGAPCPYYIQTIEPATLLIANYPKFHAYALDKPEILNFEITFMHSLFVSNAKRDAKRLICNGEQRYRWFCKEYQHLLDRIPQYHIASFLGMTPVSLSRLKKNLNQTN; from the coding sequence GTGAATCAACATTTTTTAAAAATGCGTGAAACACTCGAACAACGCTTTAAAGCTGAACTTTCTGACTGGAGCCGGTTCATAGACTTTTTTCATCTGCAGCAACTCGATGAGGGTGAACACTGGATCAAAGCGGGCCAGAGTTGTGAAGAGTTCTTTTACATCGCAGAAGGTCTGGTTCGAATTTACTATGTCGACCAGGAAGGAAACGAAGTAAACGAAGGCTTTTATGAGGAAGGGATGCTACTGGGACCTATCTCTAGCTTCGTAAGCGGAGCTCCCTGCCCGTACTACATTCAGACTATTGAACCAGCCACCTTACTGATCGCAAACTATCCAAAGTTTCACGCATATGCTCTGGATAAACCGGAAATACTGAACTTTGAAATAACCTTTATGCATAGTTTGTTTGTCAGCAACGCCAAGCGCGATGCCAAACGTTTAATATGCAATGGTGAGCAGCGTTATCGTTGGTTTTGCAAAGAATACCAACATCTACTGGATCGAATTCCTCAGTATCACATCGCTTCATTTTTAGGTATGACGCCAGTCAGTCTATCCAGACTAAAGAAGAATCTTAACCAGACTAATTAA